From a single Fulvivirga ulvae genomic region:
- a CDS encoding M48 family metalloprotease, whose translation MILRNLKYWLLLVPFILLESCATNPVTGKKEFMLLSKQQEVAMGEQADPGIINQFGLYDDQQLQNFIDRKGEAMAKISHRPNLDYEFKIVDSPVVNAFALPGGYVYFTRGIMAHFNNEAEFAGVLGHEIGHITARHSAQQYSKSMAAQLGLAVGSVASETFREFSDLAQTGVGLLFLKYGRDDERQSDKLGVQYSTEIGYDAHEMADFFNTLDRKREEAGQEIPDFLSTHPHPQDRYQTVKQLATQWQQKLNVADPEVNRNSYLRMIDGLVYGEDPKQGYVENEVFYHPVMKFQYPVPDGWNLQNTPQQVQMASENGDALMILTLSGENSLDAAAKAVLSNYNLEPVKSDKINVNSFPAIAMVADQQQQHQTLRTLTYVIEGDGRIYTFISVTTINDFNTYQPVFQRTMGDFERLTDPAKINVEPKRIDIKTVARNGTLESALRYYGTDEDDLYELSVLNGMSLTDRVEKGMLIKTIDG comes from the coding sequence ATGATTCTTCGAAATCTAAAATATTGGCTGCTGTTAGTGCCCTTCATACTTCTTGAGTCGTGTGCCACCAATCCGGTAACAGGCAAAAAGGAGTTTATGTTGCTATCCAAGCAACAGGAAGTAGCCATGGGTGAACAGGCCGATCCCGGGATTATTAATCAATTTGGCCTGTATGATGACCAGCAGTTGCAGAACTTTATAGATCGTAAAGGTGAAGCCATGGCAAAGATATCACACCGCCCCAATCTTGATTATGAGTTTAAAATAGTAGATTCACCGGTAGTCAACGCCTTTGCATTACCCGGAGGGTACGTTTATTTCACCCGTGGCATAATGGCCCACTTTAATAATGAAGCAGAATTTGCCGGGGTGCTTGGTCATGAGATTGGCCACATTACAGCACGGCATTCGGCACAGCAATATAGTAAATCCATGGCTGCGCAGCTCGGTCTGGCCGTAGGCTCCGTAGCATCAGAGACCTTCAGGGAGTTTTCTGATTTGGCTCAGACAGGAGTGGGGCTGCTTTTCCTGAAATACGGGCGTGATGACGAACGTCAGTCGGATAAACTGGGCGTGCAGTATTCCACTGAGATTGGGTACGATGCACACGAGATGGCGGACTTTTTCAACACGCTGGACAGGAAGAGGGAAGAAGCCGGGCAGGAGATTCCTGATTTTCTATCAACACACCCCCATCCGCAGGACAGATACCAAACAGTAAAACAGTTGGCTACCCAATGGCAGCAAAAGCTCAATGTTGCAGACCCTGAGGTTAACCGCAACAGCTATTTGAGAATGATTGACGGTCTGGTATATGGTGAAGACCCAAAGCAAGGCTATGTGGAGAATGAAGTATTTTACCACCCGGTTATGAAGTTTCAGTATCCGGTACCTGATGGCTGGAACCTGCAAAATACACCCCAGCAGGTACAAATGGCCTCTGAAAACGGAGATGCCTTAATGATCCTCACACTTTCCGGTGAAAATTCCCTTGATGCAGCCGCTAAAGCTGTACTCAGTAACTATAACCTTGAGCCTGTAAAATCGGATAAAATTAATGTCAATAGCTTTCCGGCTATTGCCATGGTGGCAGATCAGCAACAACAACACCAGACCTTGCGTACATTAACCTATGTAATAGAGGGTGACGGAAGGATTTACACTTTTATATCGGTAACAACCATAAATGATTTTAATACATATCAGCCAGTATTTCAGAGAACAATGGGTGATTTTGAAAGGCTGACAGACCCGGCCAAAATCAACGTAGAGCCCAAAAGAATAGATATTAAAACCGTAGCCAGAAATGGTACATTAGAAAGTGCCCTCAGGTACTACGGTACCGATGAAGATGATCTTTATGAGCTCTCCGTGCTCAATGGAATGTCATTGACTGACAGAGTGGAAAAAGGAATGTTAATTAAAACTATTGATGGATAA
- a CDS encoding 4Fe-4S binding protein, producing MKLLQKAGMTLFIVASVLLISVLFLNQYKLTDAALSKAITDSTELKTVAMDLAPMKGKTYDFNFSFNGDIDKHLQSSNKKITSKFEITDQDIENVLSQFSGQEIRYSTEKISDIFDDSEEGQFKAQKLKDYTSWMHEKKYADKAGLQEHLENTKNSINANIVNDKGYSDYKIKALKLALTRQSGFGPVSENSLLWLLLTIGLGVVGALMYIFPKLELLPGIKNDHVYHSPNSGRGWVGYIIGFLLIGFYVILYWYPEYMTTWMELVDPISMALNGNEASQWFFYGFLYTLAIGVMGIRMIIKYRHSKYQMIRTYSVIFFQIAFAFLIPEILIRLNRPSMDLKNIWPLNYTFFFDYNIENLTHSGSLGLGMLVWGIVLALIGVPVITYFYGKRWYCSWVCGCGGLAETLGDPYRQLSDKSLKSWKIERWMIHSVLVFVVVMTFGVLYTYFTGSSEIAGINTYNLRSVYGFVIGAAFAGVVGVGFYPFMGSRVWCRFGCPLAAYLGLVQRFKSRFRITTNGGQCISCGNCSTYCEMGIDVRWYAQRGQNIVRSSCVGCGVCSSVCPRGVLKLENKDPKGRFGEAILIGNDSVKVNA from the coding sequence ATGAAATTATTACAAAAAGCAGGAATGACTTTATTCATAGTGGCATCGGTGCTGCTTATTTCCGTGTTGTTCCTTAACCAGTATAAACTGACTGATGCAGCACTCTCAAAAGCCATTACTGATAGTACTGAACTTAAAACGGTGGCTATGGATTTGGCTCCGATGAAGGGCAAAACCTATGATTTCAATTTCAGCTTTAACGGGGATATTGACAAGCATTTACAATCTTCGAACAAAAAAATAACATCGAAATTCGAAATCACTGATCAGGATATTGAGAATGTGCTGTCACAGTTTTCAGGTCAGGAAATCAGGTACAGTACTGAAAAGATATCTGACATATTTGACGATAGTGAAGAAGGCCAATTCAAAGCACAAAAGCTTAAGGACTACACCAGTTGGATGCATGAAAAGAAATATGCAGACAAGGCCGGTTTGCAGGAACACCTTGAAAATACCAAAAACAGCATCAATGCAAATATCGTCAACGACAAGGGCTACAGCGACTATAAAATAAAGGCTCTAAAGCTGGCACTTACCCGCCAGTCTGGTTTTGGCCCGGTTTCTGAAAACAGTTTATTATGGCTGCTACTTACCATCGGTCTTGGTGTAGTGGGTGCTCTGATGTACATCTTTCCTAAACTGGAACTTCTGCCCGGCATCAAAAATGACCACGTCTATCATAGCCCCAATAGCGGCAGGGGCTGGGTCGGCTACATCATCGGCTTCCTTCTCATTGGCTTTTATGTAATCCTCTACTGGTATCCGGAATATATGACTACCTGGATGGAGCTGGTAGACCCTATAAGTATGGCACTGAATGGCAATGAGGCCAGCCAGTGGTTTTTCTACGGCTTTTTGTACACACTCGCCATTGGTGTGATGGGTATTCGCATGATCATCAAATACCGCCACAGCAAATACCAAATGATCAGGACATATTCGGTAATATTCTTTCAAATAGCATTTGCCTTCCTGATCCCTGAGATCCTGATTCGTCTCAACAGGCCAAGTATGGACCTGAAAAATATCTGGCCGCTAAACTATACGTTCTTTTTTGATTACAACATCGAAAACCTGACCCATAGCGGATCATTAGGCTTAGGCATGCTGGTCTGGGGAATTGTGCTGGCACTCATCGGGGTGCCGGTAATCACCTATTTTTATGGCAAAAGGTGGTATTGTTCTTGGGTTTGTGGTTGTGGGGGGCTTGCAGAAACACTTGGCGACCCCTACAGGCAGCTCTCAGATAAATCGCTGAAATCGTGGAAAATAGAGCGCTGGATGATCCATAGTGTACTGGTATTTGTAGTGGTGATGACCTTTGGGGTGCTTTACACTTATTTCACCGGTAGTAGCGAAATAGCCGGGATCAATACCTACAATCTCAGGTCAGTTTATGGTTTTGTGATCGGGGCTGCATTTGCGGGTGTGGTTGGTGTTGGCTTCTATCCTTTTATGGGTAGCCGGGTATGGTGCAGGTTCGGATGTCCTTTGGCGGCTTACCTGGGGTTGGTACAGCGGTTTAAGTCCAGGTTCAGAATTACTACTAATGGAGGGCAGTGCATAAGCTGCGGCAACTGCTCCACTTACTGTGAGATGGGCATTGATGTGCGGTGGTATGCACAAAGGGGGCAGAACATAGTAAGATCGTCTTGCGTGGGTTGTGGTGTTTGTTCTTCGGTTTGTCCGCGTGGTGTATTAAAGCTTGAAAACAAAGATCCAAAAGGCAGGTTTGGAGAGGCAATACTTATCGGCAATGACAGCGTAAAAGTGAATGCCTGA
- a CDS encoding tetratricopeptide repeat-containing sensor histidine kinase, which produces MSNRTGKVIIVLLMLLRISMPVEAQEVSLIDSLRTKLEQVADTTRIDVLFILSMKYQHFKPDSAMYFAKQALKEAETVEYPKGQGDALISIGRLKRDKGNYSEALEDIFRSLKIYQSIADSIQIGNAFNDISIVYAYSGDYDKSLVYFEQALVIFQQTGNEKGVSQALNNIGLIYLEKNDLEKAEEYMLRSLSIKKKRNDLQDISSGYANLGSVMEQSGQKEKALHYYKQANDLFLQTNNKTGLASNYIAVARLELDVGNISQANNYALDALATAEEVDSKPFMEEASGLLVDIAEINEDYKAAFKYLKINSSMKDSLYNENNSRHLEELKAKFNEEENLREIALLKKDQEIQKANIRQKDILTYSLIVVIFLSLVILALVYVAYRVNKRKKEMLAFKNEKIRNQKEDLIRLNQDKDQLFSIISHDIKSPLNSLRGFSHLLINHIDKISQDEIKEMGSQINQSLENLNELLDNLLAWSTRQSGQAKLNIAEIELNELIGKNIALYNLTASFKQIRLVNDSEEHVVALADYNSVHTILRNLISNSLKFSYPNSEIVITAKQNKDYVSVTVKDDGVGMSEKVISKLFDLSKQKSQKGTSNEKGTGFGLVLCQQLVHENNGTIMVKSDVRMGSEFTFTLPAPPPNSPVVSHEAINSEA; this is translated from the coding sequence ATGAGTAACAGAACAGGTAAAGTGATCATTGTTCTTTTAATGCTTTTAAGGATATCCATGCCGGTGGAGGCACAGGAGGTTTCTTTAATAGACTCACTAAGAACCAAACTTGAGCAGGTCGCTGATACCACACGAATTGACGTGCTGTTCATCCTCTCTATGAAATACCAGCATTTCAAGCCCGATTCTGCCATGTATTTTGCCAAACAAGCCCTCAAAGAAGCGGAAACCGTTGAGTACCCAAAGGGGCAGGGCGATGCTCTCATAAGTATAGGAAGGCTAAAACGGGACAAGGGAAACTACAGCGAGGCACTGGAAGACATCTTTCGATCATTGAAAATATATCAATCAATCGCTGATTCCATACAGATCGGTAATGCCTTTAACGATATAAGTATTGTCTACGCATATTCAGGGGATTACGATAAATCTTTAGTTTATTTTGAGCAGGCGCTTGTTATTTTTCAGCAAACAGGCAATGAGAAGGGTGTCTCTCAGGCACTAAATAATATTGGTCTTATTTACCTCGAGAAGAATGATCTGGAGAAGGCCGAGGAGTACATGTTGCGTTCACTAAGTATTAAGAAAAAGAGAAATGATCTTCAGGACATTTCAAGCGGATATGCTAACCTGGGATCAGTTATGGAACAGAGCGGCCAGAAAGAAAAGGCTCTGCATTACTACAAACAGGCTAATGATCTCTTTTTGCAAACCAATAACAAAACAGGCCTGGCCAGCAACTACATTGCAGTGGCTCGGCTGGAACTGGACGTAGGCAATATAAGCCAGGCCAATAATTATGCCCTTGATGCCCTTGCCACTGCTGAGGAGGTCGACTCCAAACCCTTTATGGAAGAAGCGAGTGGTTTACTGGTGGATATAGCTGAGATAAATGAGGACTATAAAGCCGCATTTAAATACCTGAAGATCAACAGTTCTATGAAGGATAGTCTGTATAATGAAAACAACTCACGCCACCTTGAAGAGTTAAAGGCAAAGTTTAATGAAGAAGAAAACCTGAGAGAAATTGCGCTGCTCAAGAAGGATCAGGAAATCCAGAAGGCAAATATCAGGCAGAAAGATATTCTCACTTATTCACTGATTGTGGTTATTTTTCTCTCACTTGTCATACTGGCTCTTGTTTATGTAGCCTACAGGGTCAACAAGAGGAAAAAGGAAATGCTGGCTTTTAAAAATGAGAAAATCCGAAACCAAAAAGAGGATTTGATAAGGCTGAATCAGGATAAAGATCAACTCTTTTCTATTATTTCACATGATATTAAAAGTCCACTCAATTCTCTAAGAGGATTTTCCCACCTGCTCATCAACCATATAGATAAAATATCACAAGACGAGATCAAGGAGATGGGCAGTCAGATTAATCAATCGTTGGAAAACCTGAATGAGCTTTTGGATAATCTGCTGGCCTGGTCTACCCGGCAGTCAGGACAGGCCAAGCTTAATATAGCGGAAATAGAACTCAATGAACTGATCGGAAAAAATATAGCCCTGTATAATCTGACGGCTTCATTCAAACAGATCAGGTTAGTGAATGACTCTGAGGAGCATGTGGTGGCACTGGCTGACTATAACTCTGTTCATACCATATTGCGCAACCTGATATCAAACAGTTTGAAGTTTTCATACCCTAACAGTGAAATTGTAATTACAGCAAAGCAAAATAAGGATTATGTATCTGTTACGGTAAAAGATGACGGAGTAGGAATGTCGGAGAAGGTAATTTCCAAGCTTTTTGACCTGAGCAAACAAAAAAGCCAAAAAGGCACTTCAAATGAAAAAGGTACAGGCTTTGGGTTAGTTTTATGCCAGCAACTAGTACACGAAAATAATGGTACCATTATGGTCAAAAGTGATGTGCGGATGGGGAGTGAGTTTACCTTCACTCTTCCGGCCCCACCTCCAAATTCACCTGTAGTATCTCATGAAGCTATAAACAGCGAAGCTTAA